The Diaphorobacter ruginosibacter genome contains a region encoding:
- the trmL gene encoding tRNA (uridine(34)/cytosine(34)/5-carboxymethylaminomethyluridine(34)-2'-O)-methyltransferase TrmL, with protein sequence MLHIVLVEPEIPPNTGNVIRLAANTGCTLHLVEPLGFSMEDRYMRRAGLDYHEYAEVRRHAGWTALLRDETPDFSRMFAMTTRGSQSVFDTLFQPGDWLIFGSESRGLPPELRDSFPNEQRLRLPMLPDQRSLNLSNAVAVTVFEAWRQNGFPQPGSAQAAR encoded by the coding sequence ATGCTGCATATCGTCCTCGTCGAACCCGAAATTCCGCCCAACACCGGCAACGTCATCCGCCTGGCCGCCAACACGGGCTGCACGCTGCATCTGGTGGAGCCCCTCGGCTTTTCGATGGAGGATCGCTACATGCGCCGCGCCGGCCTCGACTACCATGAGTACGCCGAGGTTCGTCGCCATGCCGGCTGGACGGCCCTGCTGCGTGACGAAACGCCGGACTTCTCGCGCATGTTCGCAATGACCACGCGCGGCAGCCAGTCGGTGTTCGACACCCTTTTCCAGCCGGGCGACTGGCTGATCTTCGGCTCCGAGTCGCGCGGATTGCCGCCCGAACTGCGCGATTCGTTCCCGAACGAGCAGCGCCTGCGCCTGCCCATGCTGCCCGACCAGCGCAGCCTCAACCTGTCCAATGCCGTGGCAGTGACGGTGTTCGAGGCCTGGCGTCAGAACGGATTCCCGCAGCCCGGCTCGGCCCAGGCGGCCCGCTGA
- a CDS encoding LysR family transcriptional regulator, giving the protein MDKLQAMHVFQAVVDEGGFAAAARVLDMSPAGVTRYVSELESDVGARLLQRTTRKVSLTEAGEAYLARVRHILSDVEDARAVAQAHTMEVAGVLRITAAPLLASHLLAPAIAGFRRLHPRVTFDISVEAGGVGSVSDYDIRLLSAPSDFNGNMIARPIITTVGVLCASPEYLKEHGTPKTPDELQHHDCLQFKHPDRRSGVVLLTNPEADGLTVEVPVRPVCQINYVDTLLRAVLDGAGITAQPMELAAPYLNSGKLVRVLAPWTTAQLTLYAALPSRKFLPARTQAFLDYLTQRTRNSVHTAMLGALHVQRP; this is encoded by the coding sequence ATGGACAAACTCCAGGCAATGCACGTTTTTCAGGCGGTGGTCGATGAGGGTGGTTTTGCCGCCGCCGCGCGCGTGCTGGACATGTCGCCGGCGGGGGTGACCCGCTATGTGTCCGAGCTCGAGAGCGATGTCGGTGCGCGGCTGCTGCAGCGCACCACGCGCAAGGTGTCGCTGACCGAGGCTGGCGAGGCCTATCTCGCACGGGTGCGGCACATCCTGAGCGACGTGGAGGATGCGCGCGCGGTGGCCCAGGCCCACACCATGGAGGTCGCGGGCGTGTTGCGCATCACGGCCGCGCCGCTGCTGGCCTCGCATCTGCTGGCACCCGCGATCGCTGGATTCCGCCGCCTGCATCCGCGCGTGACCTTCGATATTTCCGTCGAGGCCGGGGGCGTGGGCTCGGTGAGCGACTATGACATCCGGCTGCTGAGCGCACCGTCGGACTTCAACGGCAACATGATCGCGCGGCCGATCATCACCACGGTGGGCGTGCTGTGCGCGTCACCCGAGTACCTGAAGGAGCATGGAACGCCGAAGACACCCGACGAACTGCAGCACCACGACTGCCTGCAGTTCAAGCACCCGGACCGGCGCAGCGGCGTCGTGCTGCTGACCAATCCCGAGGCGGATGGGCTGACGGTGGAGGTGCCCGTGCGCCCGGTCTGCCAGATCAATTATGTCGATACGCTGTTGCGGGCCGTGCTCGACGGGGCTGGCATCACGGCGCAGCCCATGGAGCTGGCAGCACCCTATCTCAACAGCGGCAAGCTGGTGCGGGTGCTGGCGCCCTGGACCACGGCACAACTCACGCTGTACGCGGCGCTGCCGAGCCGCAAGTTCCTTCCGGCACGCACCCAGGCGTTTCTGGACTATCTCACCCAGCGCACGCGCAATTCGGTGCACACCGCCATGCTGGGCGCTCTGCACGTGCAGCGTCCTTGA
- a CDS encoding ParA family protein → MAVVAVANPKGGVGKSTLSTNVAGYLARRGERVVLGDVDRQQSSRLWLSQRPEAARSIGLWKTSADDFERPPADAVHAVLDTPAGLHGKLFKEVLKVADKVIVPLQASVFDIFATQAFLAELAQHKHASGVQVGIVGMRVDGRTLSSGQLAEFIEGLRLPVLGYLRDTQNYVHLAAHGLSLFDVTPGRVSRDLEQWAGICRWIDE, encoded by the coding sequence ATGGCGGTAGTTGCAGTCGCGAATCCCAAGGGCGGGGTCGGTAAGTCCACGCTCTCCACCAATGTGGCAGGCTACCTCGCGCGCCGCGGCGAACGCGTGGTGCTGGGCGATGTGGATCGCCAGCAGTCGTCGCGGCTGTGGCTGAGCCAGCGGCCCGAGGCGGCACGCTCCATCGGCCTGTGGAAGACGTCGGCCGACGACTTCGAGCGTCCTCCGGCCGACGCCGTGCATGCCGTGCTCGATACCCCCGCGGGGTTGCATGGAAAACTCTTCAAGGAAGTACTCAAGGTTGCCGACAAGGTGATCGTGCCGCTGCAGGCAAGCGTGTTCGACATCTTCGCGACACAGGCGTTCCTCGCGGAGCTGGCGCAGCACAAGCACGCGAGCGGGGTGCAGGTGGGCATCGTGGGCATGCGGGTCGATGGTCGCACGCTGTCCTCGGGGCAATTGGCGGAATTCATCGAGGGCCTGCGCCTGCCGGTGCTGGGCTACCTGCGCGATACGCAGAACTATGTGCACCTGGCCGCGCACGGGCTCAGCCTGTTCGATGTGACGCCGGGCAGGGTGTCCCGTGACCTGGAGCAGTGGGCGGGGATCTGCCGCTGGATAGACGAGTAA
- a CDS encoding LysE family transporter, which translates to MEWHTWVAFFIASWLIAISPGSGAVLCMSHGLSYGVRKTEGTIIGLEIGLLFILVVAGAGVGSLLIASEVAFNVVKVLGACYLIYLGFMQWRSGAGSPMEAGEQVAPMSLRRRIFTGMLTNATNPKGIVFMVAVLPQFMTDARPLWMQLLVMAVTLIFVDMIVMTGYAASASALRRWMRSQRAMRNQNRVFGGLLMLVGTGLFFVKRGGQHA; encoded by the coding sequence ATGGAATGGCATACCTGGGTCGCGTTTTTCATTGCCTCCTGGCTGATTGCCATTTCTCCCGGTTCCGGCGCCGTGCTGTGCATGAGCCACGGGCTGTCCTACGGCGTGCGCAAGACCGAGGGCACGATCATCGGGCTCGAGATCGGCCTGCTGTTCATTCTGGTGGTCGCGGGTGCGGGCGTGGGCTCGCTGCTGATCGCCTCGGAAGTCGCGTTCAACGTGGTCAAGGTGCTGGGTGCCTGCTACCTGATCTACTTGGGCTTCATGCAGTGGCGCTCCGGAGCGGGCAGCCCCATGGAGGCCGGCGAGCAGGTGGCGCCCATGAGCCTGCGCCGCCGCATCTTCACCGGCATGCTCACCAATGCCACCAACCCCAAGGGCATTGTCTTTATGGTGGCGGTGCTGCCGCAGTTCATGACGGATGCGCGCCCGCTGTGGATGCAGCTCCTGGTGATGGCGGTGACCCTGATCTTCGTCGACATGATCGTGATGACCGGCTATGCTGCCAGCGCCAGTGCGCTGCGCCGCTGGATGCGCAGCCAGCGCGCGATGCGCAACCAGAACCGCGTCTTCGGCGGATTGCTGATGCTGGTGGGCACGGGGCTCTTCTTCGTCAAGCGCGGAGGCCAGCACGCCTGA
- the kefC gene encoding glutathione-regulated potassium-efflux system protein KefC — protein MSNAPAWLTYGFTYLAAAVIAVPIARALGLGAIIGYLAAGIAIGPWGLRLISNVQDILHFAEFGVVLMLFLVGLELQPSRLWNLRRPIFGLGSAQMVLCAGLLWLAAWAMGLPWRVGLVGALGLALSSTAIALQSLEERNLMRTDGGQKAFSILLFQDVAAIPILALLPLLGAGAIAGGAGLTHDPGHVAFEVAKIIGVVGAIVLGGRLLLRPLLRWIAKSNTPEIFTAASLFLVVGIAMLMLTVGLSMALGAFLAGVLLADSEYRRELETDIEPFKGLLLGLFFIAVGMSIDFGVLLQSPWMMLGLLVGFLVIKAVAIYALAKITRMPYQERPVFTLLLAQGGEFAFVVFQSGASFNAIPAETASMLIGAVALSMLLSPLLLVAMDRLLLKRFATLKTVPSDVKEIDEPQSAPVIIAGFGRYGQIVARMMLAQGIPATVLDHDVEMLEVAHTFGYRVFYGDATRVNLLRIAGAEHARTIVIAVDQPEQSNKIVQIVNKHFPHLNVVARARDVTHWNQLRDLGVKYVERELFESSLLSGRTVMELEGLPASEAEYVTRRFRDHNIELANLMYGHHHDRAKMIDVAKQGRAQLVEQMAKERQERKKREAALAEELAQRAAPGGAEGVEGEKGVVGQEGAVADTPR, from the coding sequence ATGTCCAACGCCCCCGCCTGGCTCACCTACGGCTTCACCTACCTGGCCGCGGCCGTCATAGCCGTTCCCATCGCACGCGCGCTGGGACTGGGTGCCATCATCGGCTATCTTGCGGCCGGCATCGCGATCGGCCCGTGGGGCCTGCGCCTGATCAGCAATGTGCAGGACATCCTGCATTTCGCCGAATTCGGCGTGGTGCTGATGCTGTTCCTCGTGGGGCTGGAACTGCAGCCAAGCAGGCTGTGGAACCTGCGCCGCCCGATCTTCGGACTGGGCTCCGCGCAGATGGTGCTGTGCGCGGGACTGCTGTGGCTGGCCGCATGGGCCATGGGGCTGCCGTGGCGCGTGGGCCTCGTGGGCGCACTGGGGCTGGCGCTCTCCTCCACGGCAATCGCGCTGCAGTCGCTCGAGGAGCGCAACCTGATGCGCACCGACGGGGGCCAGAAGGCCTTCTCCATCCTGCTGTTCCAGGACGTTGCCGCGATCCCCATTCTTGCCCTGCTGCCGCTGCTGGGCGCCGGCGCCATTGCGGGCGGAGCGGGACTCACGCATGACCCCGGGCACGTGGCCTTCGAGGTGGCCAAGATCATCGGCGTGGTTGGCGCCATCGTGCTCGGCGGCCGCCTTCTGCTGCGCCCGCTGCTGCGCTGGATCGCCAAGAGCAACACGCCGGAGATCTTCACCGCGGCATCGCTGTTCCTCGTGGTGGGCATCGCCATGCTGATGCTCACCGTGGGCCTGTCGATGGCGCTCGGCGCCTTCCTTGCCGGCGTGCTGCTGGCCGACAGCGAATACCGCCGCGAGCTCGAAACCGACATCGAACCCTTCAAGGGCCTGCTGCTCGGCCTGTTCTTCATCGCCGTCGGCATGAGCATCGACTTCGGCGTCCTGCTGCAGTCGCCCTGGATGATGCTGGGCCTGCTCGTGGGCTTTCTCGTCATCAAGGCCGTTGCCATCTATGCGCTGGCCAAGATCACCCGGATGCCTTACCAGGAACGCCCGGTCTTCACGCTGTTGCTGGCGCAGGGCGGCGAATTCGCCTTCGTGGTCTTCCAGAGCGGCGCATCGTTCAACGCCATTCCCGCCGAGACGGCATCCATGCTGATCGGCGCAGTGGCGCTGTCGATGTTGCTCAGTCCCCTGTTGCTGGTGGCCATGGACAGGCTGCTGCTCAAGCGCTTCGCCACGCTCAAGACCGTGCCGTCGGACGTGAAGGAGATCGACGAGCCGCAATCCGCGCCGGTGATCATCGCGGGCTTCGGGCGCTACGGCCAGATCGTGGCGCGCATGATGCTTGCGCAGGGCATTCCGGCCACCGTGCTCGATCATGACGTCGAGATGCTCGAGGTGGCGCACACCTTCGGCTACCGCGTGTTCTATGGCGATGCCACGCGCGTAAACCTGCTGCGTATTGCCGGCGCGGAGCACGCACGCACCATCGTGATCGCGGTCGACCAGCCCGAGCAGTCCAACAAGATCGTGCAGATCGTGAACAAGCACTTCCCGCACCTGAACGTGGTCGCACGGGCGCGCGATGTGACGCACTGGAACCAGCTGCGAGACCTGGGCGTGAAGTATGTCGAGCGCGAGCTCTTCGAGTCCAGCCTGCTGAGCGGGCGCACGGTGATGGAACTCGAGGGCCTTCCGGCGAGCGAGGCCGAGTATGTGACCCGGCGCTTTCGCGACCACAACATCGAGCTCGCCAACCTCATGTATGGGCACCACCACGATCGCGCCAAGATGATCGACGTGGCCAAGCAGGGCCGGGCCCAGTTGGTCGAGCAGATGGCCAAGGAACGCCAGGAGCGCAAGAAGCGCGAGGCCGCGCTGGCGGAGGAACTGGCGCAACGCGCAGCGCCCGGCGGGGCAGAGGGTGTAGAGGGCGAAAAGGGCGTAGTGGGCCAAGAAGGCGCCGTGGCCGATACGCCCCGCTGA
- a CDS encoding Bug family tripartite tricarboxylate transporter substrate binding protein produces the protein MALMFNPKRRSVLATLAAAACAMPFAASAADNYPSKVITIIVPFSAGGTTDILARVIAQDLTRQLGQSVVVDNRAGAGGNIGGALAARAPADGYTLFMGTVGTHAINAALYKKMPFNPVKDFQPLSRVANVPNLLVANPNQPFRTVPELIAYAKAHPGQVNFGSSGSGSSIHLSGELFKMMTKTDMVHVPYKGSAPAVTDLLGNQIAIMFDNMPSAINHVRAGKLRPIAVTTAKRSPELPDVPTIAEAGVPGYEATSWFGMFTVAGTPKPVVDKLSAALAKSLASPEVRTKIKEQGGEVVSETPEQFAAFIQSESDKWAKVVKASGATAD, from the coding sequence ATGGCCCTGATGTTCAACCCCAAGCGACGCTCCGTTCTCGCCACGCTGGCTGCCGCTGCATGCGCAATGCCGTTTGCCGCATCCGCCGCGGACAACTATCCGAGCAAGGTCATCACGATCATCGTGCCGTTCTCCGCAGGCGGAACGACCGACATCCTGGCGCGCGTGATCGCGCAGGACCTCACCCGGCAGCTCGGGCAGTCGGTCGTGGTGGACAACCGCGCCGGCGCGGGTGGCAACATCGGTGGTGCCCTGGCCGCGCGTGCCCCGGCGGATGGCTACACGCTGTTCATGGGCACGGTGGGAACGCATGCGATCAATGCGGCGCTCTACAAGAAGATGCCGTTCAACCCCGTGAAGGACTTCCAGCCCCTGTCGCGCGTGGCGAACGTGCCCAACCTGCTGGTAGCCAACCCCAACCAGCCGTTCCGCACGGTGCCCGAGCTGATCGCCTATGCCAAGGCACATCCGGGCCAGGTGAACTTCGGTTCGTCGGGCAGCGGCAGTTCCATCCACCTGTCGGGCGAGCTGTTCAAGATGATGACCAAGACCGACATGGTCCACGTTCCCTACAAGGGCAGCGCGCCTGCCGTGACCGATCTGCTGGGCAACCAGATCGCCATCATGTTCGACAACATGCCGTCGGCGATCAACCATGTGCGCGCGGGCAAGCTGCGCCCGATCGCGGTGACGACCGCCAAGCGCTCGCCGGAGCTGCCGGATGTGCCGACCATCGCCGAGGCCGGCGTGCCTGGCTATGAGGCCACTTCGTGGTTCGGCATGTTCACGGTGGCCGGAACGCCCAAGCCCGTGGTCGACAAGCTGTCCGCAGCACTCGCGAAGTCGCTTGCGTCGCCGGAAGTGCGTACCAAGATCAAGGAGCAGGGCGGTGAGGTGGTGAGCGAGACGCCCGAGCAGTTCGCCGCGTTCATCCAGTCGGAATCCGACAAGTGGGCCAAGGTGGTGAAGGCTTCCGGGGCCACCGCGGATTGA
- the catC gene encoding muconolactone Delta-isomerase: MLYMVEMVVKIPHTMPAEVAAEIKAREKAYSQQLQKEGKWRHLWRVVGEYSNVSIFDVASNDELHTMLNNLPLFPYMEIKVKPLANHPSSIVQE; encoded by the coding sequence ATGCTGTACATGGTTGAAATGGTGGTGAAGATTCCCCACACGATGCCCGCAGAAGTAGCTGCCGAAATCAAGGCCCGCGAGAAGGCCTACTCGCAGCAGCTGCAGAAGGAGGGCAAGTGGCGCCACCTCTGGCGCGTGGTGGGCGAGTACTCGAACGTGAGCATCTTCGACGTTGCGAGCAACGACGAGCTGCACACGATGCTGAACAACCTGCCGCTGTTCCCGTACATGGAAATCAAGGTGAAGCCGCTGGCGAACCACCCCTCTTCCATCGTCCAGGAATAA
- a CDS encoding short-chain fatty acid transporter, producing MSKITAFFTELMRRYLPDPFVFAILLTLLTMVLAIVVEGRLPTATTMDWGKGFWSLLAFTTQMAVILAMGYVLASAPLVDRLLNSVVDRVHSPRKAIIVATLVGCIGSYLNWGFGLMIGGIVAKKLARRVKGVHYPLIIASAYSGFTMYGLGFSATIPVLISTKGHAFESKMGLIPLTETIFSTPMLLTSLAVLIVLPLLNAAMHPKAGETVVEIDPSLDDNAPKKAVGESLLGDENTFAHKLNHSRLLSLLIGIVGMAYVVLHFVNNGTMDLNLINFFILFLGILLLGTPLNYVEKLNEGVKTIGGIILQFPFYAGIMAIMAASGLVETIAHAFVNISSPDTLPFWGLVSSFFINFFAPSGGGHWVVQGPFMIDAANTMGAQMAPTAMSVMLGNAWNDLVQPFWILPALALSRLKLKDIMGYTVVSMFVVGAIYIVAIVAWPHF from the coding sequence ATGTCCAAAATCACAGCATTCTTCACCGAACTGATGCGGCGCTACCTGCCCGATCCGTTCGTCTTCGCCATCCTTCTCACGCTGCTCACCATGGTGCTCGCCATCGTGGTCGAGGGGCGCCTGCCCACGGCCACCACGATGGACTGGGGCAAGGGCTTCTGGAGCCTGCTCGCCTTCACCACGCAGATGGCGGTGATCCTCGCCATGGGCTATGTGCTGGCCTCGGCGCCGCTGGTCGATCGCCTGCTCAACAGCGTGGTCGATCGCGTGCACAGCCCGCGCAAGGCCATCATCGTGGCAACTCTGGTGGGCTGCATCGGCAGCTACCTGAACTGGGGCTTCGGCCTGATGATCGGCGGCATCGTGGCCAAGAAGCTCGCGCGCCGCGTCAAGGGCGTGCACTATCCGCTGATCATCGCCTCCGCCTACAGCGGCTTCACCATGTATGGCCTGGGCTTCTCGGCCACGATCCCGGTGCTGATCTCCACCAAGGGCCATGCGTTCGAGTCGAAGATGGGCCTGATCCCGCTGACCGAGACCATCTTCTCCACGCCCATGCTGCTGACCTCCCTGGCCGTGCTGATCGTGCTGCCGCTGCTGAATGCGGCCATGCACCCGAAGGCGGGCGAGACAGTGGTCGAGATCGATCCGTCGCTTGACGACAATGCGCCGAAGAAGGCCGTCGGCGAGAGCCTGCTCGGCGACGAGAACACGTTTGCTCACAAGCTCAACCACAGCCGCCTGCTGAGCCTGCTGATCGGCATCGTGGGCATGGCCTACGTGGTGCTGCACTTCGTGAACAACGGCACGATGGACCTGAACCTGATCAACTTCTTCATCCTGTTCCTGGGCATCCTGCTGCTGGGCACGCCGCTGAACTATGTGGAGAAGCTCAACGAAGGCGTGAAGACCATCGGCGGCATCATCCTGCAGTTCCCGTTCTATGCGGGCATCATGGCCATCATGGCGGCGTCCGGCCTGGTCGAGACCATCGCCCATGCGTTCGTGAACATCTCCTCGCCGGACACGCTGCCCTTCTGGGGCCTGGTGAGCTCGTTCTTCATCAACTTCTTCGCCCCGTCAGGCGGCGGCCACTGGGTGGTGCAGGGCCCGTTCATGATCGATGCCGCCAACACCATGGGCGCGCAGATGGCGCCGACCGCGATGTCGGTGATGCTGGGCAACGCCTGGAACGATCTGGTGCAGCCGTTCTGGATCCTTCCCGCGCTTGCCCTGTCCCGCCTGAAGCTCAAGGACATCATGGGCTACACGGTGGTGTCGATGTTCGTCGTCGGCGCGATCTACATCGTGGCCATCGTCGCGTGGCCGCATTTCTGA
- a CDS encoding SDR family oxidoreductase, translated as MTVSSHRERVLITGGGAGIGAATAERCRADGFEPIVIDRVVDHVPGGIEADLSNVSATARALAKALEGGPITRLVNNVGVVVPAEAEAQTLEQFDLAYALNLRCSLQCMQALLPGMKEAGFGRIVNMSSRAALGKDLRTAYSATKAGLIGMTRVWALELGKFGITANAIGPGPIRTELFDRANPPDAPRTQAIINAVPVKRVGTPDDVAHAVSYLLDARSGFVTGQVLYVCGGMTVGVAGV; from the coding sequence ATGACCGTTTCATCCCATCGCGAGCGCGTGCTCATCACCGGCGGCGGCGCCGGCATCGGTGCGGCCACCGCGGAGCGCTGCCGTGCCGATGGCTTCGAGCCCATCGTGATCGACCGTGTCGTCGATCATGTCCCCGGTGGCATCGAAGCCGACCTCTCCAATGTCTCCGCCACCGCGCGCGCGCTGGCCAAGGCCCTGGAGGGCGGCCCCATCACGCGCCTCGTGAACAACGTCGGTGTCGTGGTCCCGGCCGAGGCCGAGGCCCAGACGCTCGAGCAGTTCGACCTGGCCTATGCGCTCAACCTGCGCTGCTCGCTGCAGTGCATGCAGGCGCTGTTGCCCGGCATGAAGGAGGCGGGCTTCGGGCGCATCGTCAACATGTCCTCGCGTGCCGCGCTGGGCAAGGACCTGCGTACGGCCTATTCCGCGACCAAGGCGGGCCTCATCGGCATGACCCGCGTGTGGGCGCTGGAGCTCGGCAAGTTCGGCATCACGGCCAACGCGATCGGTCCCGGCCCCATCCGGACGGAGCTGTTCGACAGGGCCAATCCGCCGGATGCGCCGCGCACACAGGCCATCATCAACGCGGTGCCGGTCAAGCGCGTGGGCACGCCCGATGACGTGGCGCATGCCGTGTCGTACCTGCTCGATGCGCGCAGCGGCTTCGTCACGGGCCAGGTGCTCTACGTCTGCGGCGGCATGACCGTGGGGGTGGCCGGCGTATGA
- a CDS encoding YciI family protein — MPYIIETFDKPDHQHLRKATRAAHLEYLERNKHLLHACGAKLADDGADLGGGLYVVALDTREEAQRFIEADPFHAAGLFDRVTLTRWRKAYVDGRCYL; from the coding sequence GTGCCCTACATCATTGAAACCTTCGACAAGCCGGATCACCAGCATCTGCGCAAGGCCACCCGCGCCGCGCACCTGGAATATCTGGAGCGCAACAAGCACCTGCTGCATGCATGCGGTGCCAAGCTGGCCGACGACGGCGCGGATCTTGGCGGCGGCCTGTATGTGGTGGCGCTCGACACGCGCGAGGAGGCCCAGCGCTTCATCGAGGCGGACCCGTTCCATGCGGCCGGCCTCTTCGACCGCGTGACGCTCACCCGCTGGCGCAAGGCCTATGTGGATGGTCGCTGCTATCTGTGA
- a CDS encoding cyclase family protein encodes MTDRRAEAARGNPRWKQRPEGSTWGDFGVDDQLGRLNLLTAEKVRQGAAEVKQGLSFALSLPLDYPGGNALNPNRNPPVLRPLLRKGLVNFNCLLGDLEEGRTDVLSDDLAILHLQYSTQWDGLAHAGGMFDANGDGLPEAVYYNGFRAGREVVGPTDVSDCGVPAAPGAARSTSSAGPLGIEAMASTGVQGRGVMIDLRAHLGDERVVVGYDTLMRVMESDHVAVEVGDIVCLHTGFAQRVLDMRKQPDPAVLGAACAVLDGRDAKLLNWITDSQLAAIAADNYAVEGFPARQGPACCAALPLHEHCLFKLGVHLGELWHLTPLAAWLREHGRNRFLLTAPPLNLPGAIASPLTPVATV; translated from the coding sequence ATGACGGATCGTAGGGCAGAGGCAGCAAGGGGCAACCCGCGCTGGAAGCAGCGTCCCGAGGGCTCGACCTGGGGTGACTTCGGCGTGGATGACCAGCTCGGCCGCCTGAACCTGCTCACCGCCGAGAAGGTGCGGCAGGGCGCGGCAGAAGTGAAGCAAGGCCTGAGCTTCGCGCTCAGCCTGCCGCTCGACTATCCGGGCGGCAACGCGCTGAACCCGAACCGCAATCCGCCCGTGCTGCGCCCGCTGCTGCGCAAGGGTCTGGTCAATTTCAACTGCCTGCTGGGCGACCTGGAAGAGGGCCGCACCGACGTGCTGTCCGACGACCTCGCGATCCTGCACCTGCAGTACTCGACGCAGTGGGATGGCCTGGCACATGCCGGCGGCATGTTCGACGCGAATGGCGACGGCCTGCCGGAGGCGGTGTACTACAACGGCTTTCGCGCTGGGCGCGAAGTGGTCGGGCCCACCGACGTGAGCGACTGCGGCGTGCCCGCCGCGCCCGGAGCCGCCAGGAGCACCTCGTCCGCGGGACCGCTGGGCATCGAGGCCATGGCCTCGACCGGCGTGCAGGGCCGCGGCGTGATGATCGACCTGCGTGCCCACCTGGGTGACGAGCGCGTGGTCGTCGGCTACGACACGCTGATGCGCGTGATGGAGTCCGACCACGTGGCCGTCGAGGTGGGCGACATCGTCTGCCTGCACACCGGCTTTGCGCAGCGCGTGCTCGACATGAGAAAGCAACCCGATCCGGCCGTGCTCGGCGCCGCCTGCGCGGTGCTCGACGGCCGCGACGCCAAGCTGCTCAACTGGATCACCGACAGCCAGCTCGCCGCCATTGCCGCGGACAACTATGCGGTCGAAGGCTTTCCAGCAAGGCAGGGCCCCGCCTGCTGCGCGGCGCTGCCGCTGCACGAGCACTGCCTGTTCAAGCTGGGCGTGCATCTCGGCGAGCTGTGGCATCTGACGCCGCTTGCCGCCTGGCTGCGCGAGCACGGACGCAATCGCTTTCTGCTGACGGCTCCGCCACTCAACCTGCCCGGGGCGATCGCATCCCCGCTCACGCCCGTCGCAACGGTGTGA
- the pcaD gene encoding 3-oxoadipate enol-lactonase, with protein sequence MSNEQFIAVQGGNLRVRVDGPHDAPALVFSNSLGTTLEMWDAQAAKFSRDFRVVRYDTRGHGGSVVSPGAYSFDLLGSDVVAILDALDIARAHFCGISMGGFTGLWLGLNAASRMHSIAVCNSAAKIGTAEGWNTRSAMVREKGVAAMKELADSSPSRWFTEAFIAAQPQVVARAQSWIAGVDPQGYAGCCDALAGADVRDRIAGMAVRTLIVAGSADPVTTVADGRFMQEHIPGATLAEVPASHLSNLEAPQAFDDALGRFLRA encoded by the coding sequence GTGAGCAACGAACAATTCATCGCCGTGCAAGGCGGCAACCTCCGTGTTCGTGTGGATGGTCCGCACGATGCCCCTGCGCTGGTGTTCTCCAATTCGCTGGGAACCACGCTGGAGATGTGGGACGCCCAGGCAGCGAAGTTCTCCAGGGACTTCCGTGTCGTGCGCTATGACACGCGCGGCCACGGTGGCAGCGTCGTCTCGCCCGGAGCCTACAGCTTCGATCTGCTGGGATCGGACGTGGTGGCGATCCTGGATGCGCTCGATATCGCACGTGCACATTTCTGCGGCATCTCGATGGGCGGGTTCACCGGCCTCTGGCTGGGCCTGAATGCTGCATCGCGCATGCACAGCATTGCCGTGTGCAACAGCGCCGCCAAGATCGGCACGGCCGAAGGCTGGAACACGCGTTCCGCCATGGTGCGCGAGAAGGGCGTGGCCGCGATGAAGGAACTCGCGGACTCCTCGCCCTCGCGCTGGTTCACCGAGGCATTCATCGCGGCGCAGCCGCAGGTGGTGGCGCGTGCGCAGTCATGGATTGCGGGCGTGGACCCGCAAGGGTATGCGGGCTGCTGCGATGCATTGGCGGGGGCGGATGTGCGTGACCGGATCGCCGGCATGGCCGTGCGCACGCTGATCGTCGCGGGCAGTGCCGATCCCGTCACCACGGTGGCCGATGGCCGGTTCATGCAGGAGCACATTCCCGGCGCGACGCTCGCCGAAGTGCCCGCATCGCATCTGTCGAACCTCGAGGCGCCACAGGCATTCGATGACGCGCTCGGCCGGTTCCTGCGTGCGTGA